In a genomic window of Lycium ferocissimum isolate CSIRO_LF1 chromosome 9, AGI_CSIRO_Lferr_CH_V1, whole genome shotgun sequence:
- the LOC132069366 gene encoding probable aspartic proteinase GIP2 — translation MTLFPMSSSGYYLFHFCFLLITFTNCLAKTSFQPKTLFLLVKKDPSSLQYITQIHQRTPLVPLKLALHLGGESLWVDCEKGYKSSTYKPALCNSNQCNLARSTICGNCYENNTRPGCNNNACYNVVSNPAMDNIAISDEGEIAEDVLSIRSINGSIRGPIATVPSFVFSCAPSNLTQNLGKKVKGMVGFGQQSPVSFATQFASIFRFSRQFAICLSSSTERNGVIFIGHSPYFFSLAFDASRDLIYTPIITHPRYITITYPHYVRIKRDSPEYYIQVSSVRINGKNLPLHKTLLSLDENEEGGTRISTAVPYTELEASIYSVVSKAFINEMPKEVKMVRPVQPFKTCFNSTYIGMSRLGYNAPEINLVFHKPNVYWTIIGANSLVRVSDGVICLAFVERSKASGQAIVIGGYQMQDNLVEFDLSRGRIGFSNSLFFRQTMCSNHNYA, via the coding sequence ATGACATTATTTCCTATGTCGTCCTCCGGGTACTATCTCTTCcacttttgttttcttctcaTCACATTCACTAATTGTCTAGCAAAAACCAGTTTCCAGCCTAAAACTTTATTCCTCTTAGTCAAGAAAGACCCATCCAGCCTACAATACATTACTCAAATTCACCAAAGGACACCTCTTGTCCCTCTTAAACTAGCCCTCCATCTAGGTGGTGAAAGCCTATGGGTAGATTGTGAAAAAGGGTACAAAAGTTCCACTTACAAGCCAGCTCTTTGCAATTCAAATCAATGTAATCTTGCTAGGTCAACAATATGTGGAAATTGTTACGAAAATAACACACGACCAGGTTGCAACAACAACGCGTGTTATAACGTTGTTTCAAATCCAGCTATGGATAATATTGCTATCTCTGATGAAGGTGAAATCGCCGAGGATGTTTTGTCAATCCGATCAATTAACGGATCCATTCGAGGCCCCATTGCAACTGTGCCAAGTTTTGTCTTTAGTTGCGCTCCATCCAATTTAACACAAAATCTAGGCAAAAAAGTTAAGGGAATGGTTGGTTTTGGGCAGCAGAGTCCTGTATCCTTTGCTACTCAATTTGCATCAATTTTTAGATTCAGCAGACAATTTGCCATTTGCTTGAGCTCATCAACTGAACGAAATGGTGTAATTTTCATCGGACATAGCCCTTATTTCTTTAGCCTTGCCTTTGACGCATCACGAGATCTTATCTACACACCTATAATTACCCACCCGCGTTATATTACCATTACCTACCCACATTATGTACGCATCAAGCGCGACTCACCAGAGTATTACATTCAAGTTTCTTCGGTTAGGATTAATGGAAAAAATTTGCCACTCCATAAAACGTTACTCTCGTtggatgaaaatgaagaaggtgGGACAAGAATCAGCACGGCCGTTCCTTACACTGAATTGGAGGCTTCTATTTACAGTGTTGTAAGTAAAGCTTTTATTAATGAGATGCCAAAAGAGGTGAAAATGGTCCGTCCAGTGCAACCTTTTAAAACTTGCTTCAACTCGACATATATTGGTATGTCACGGCTAGGTTACAATGCACCTGAAATTAATCTCGTTTTCCACAAGCCAAATGTTTATTGGACAATTATCGGAGCAAATTCATTAGTAAGAGTTAGCGATGGTGTCATATGTCTAGCGTTTGTTGAACGGAGCAAAGCATCTGGCCAAGCAATTGTTATTGGTGGATATCAAATGCAGGACAATCTTGTGGAATTTGATCTTTCGAGAGGAAGAATAGGTTTCAGTAACTCGCTATTTTTCCGTCAAACTATGTGTTCAAATCACAACTATGCTTAG